In Musa acuminata AAA Group cultivar baxijiao chromosome BXJ3-11, Cavendish_Baxijiao_AAA, whole genome shotgun sequence, one DNA window encodes the following:
- the LOC135653151 gene encoding RNA polymerase II C-terminal domain phosphatase-like 1 isoform X1, with the protein MLAEIKHSQDDKLIMKQYADSDQVVDNGKVFKVQSEVVLPLSDSHQLITRSVIRLQAKYHHSDMCKSIDARYKCSCTIKVCMGGPKELSNSKRLQEVYVCAMSERDYAFEMWRLLDLESSLINSLKLLDRIVCVKSGHYR; encoded by the exons ATGTTAGCAGAGATTAAACATTCCCAAGATGATAAATTGATCATGAAACAATATGCAGACAGTGACCAGGTTGTTGATAATGGTAAGGTGTTCAAGGTTCAGTCAGAGGTGGTCCTACCTTTGTCTGATAGCCATCAATTGATCACACGATCAGTAATAAGGTTACAAGCAAAATACCATCATTCTGACATGTGTAAATCCATCG ATGCGAGATACAAGTGTTCTTGTACGATTAAGGTTTGCATGGGAGGACCTAAGGAGCTATCTAACAGCAAGAGGTTGCAAGAGGTATATGTTTGCGCAATGTCTGAAAGAGATTATGCCTTTGAAATGTGGAGGCTTTTGGATCTAGAGTCAAGCTTGATCAACTCGTTGAAACTTCTTGACCGCATAGTGTGTGTTAAATCAG GTCACTATCGATAA
- the LOC135653151 gene encoding RNA polymerase II C-terminal domain phosphatase-like 1 isoform X2: MLAEIKHSQDDKLIMKQYADSDQVVDNDARYKCSCTIKVCMGGPKELSNSKRLQEVYVCAMSERDYAFEMWRLLDLESSLINSLKLLDRIVCVKSGHYR, from the exons ATGTTAGCAGAGATTAAACATTCCCAAGATGATAAATTGATCATGAAACAATATGCAGACAGTGACCAGGTTGTTGATAATG ATGCGAGATACAAGTGTTCTTGTACGATTAAGGTTTGCATGGGAGGACCTAAGGAGCTATCTAACAGCAAGAGGTTGCAAGAGGTATATGTTTGCGCAATGTCTGAAAGAGATTATGCCTTTGAAATGTGGAGGCTTTTGGATCTAGAGTCAAGCTTGATCAACTCGTTGAAACTTCTTGACCGCATAGTGTGTGTTAAATCAG GTCACTATCGATAA
- the LOC103972623 gene encoding uncharacterized protein LOC103972623 isoform X1: MTDNHAVAEEVEEEEEEEEEEEFYESLDRILSSSCSSTSASDDDADEVRSRRPSPPPPSLLPSLDVWTSEPASVAERRRLLLQRLGLAGDAALARPAAGSDGRGHSSSVDTPDPPHFPRQQQHQRSINLLASRKLPLSSRSRPLPAVNVRLSGGDDHRCLIKNLDNGREFVVEEFGQDGMWNKLREVGTGRQLTMEEFEMCVEGSPIVQELMRRQKVEATAQQGGSGGGPRADGPSKGRTRSKKIASWLRRISNVAGATIARRHHQDRRSGDEKDTSSENGGRRSSSATDHSQDGSHGLDLRVKVWQYGKSHKELSGLYMSQAIQAHNGSIWSIKFSLDGRYLASAGEDCAIHVWGVSEINTKGDSLRVAEENGNSKPFALSICNRPPDPTSVLPGAEGSQWDKKIIAKFHGGRKSVSSDPVMMPELVFALSEKPVCSFRGHADDVLDLSWSKSQYLLSSSMDKTVRLWHMSSNSCLKIFTHSDYVTCIQFNPIDDRYFISGSLDEKVRIWSIPDPQVVDWNDLHEMVTAACFSPDGQAALVGSHKGSCYLYDTSDNRLIEKRRIDLENKKKKAAHKKITGFQFAPGGSSKVLVTSADSRVRIIANEELIHKFKGFRNTSSQISAYWTANGKYVICASEDSHVYVWRYDNQLQPSRSKTPASVTRSYEYFHCQGVTMAIPWPSTGTERMNRAHSSEQLVFNEESDANGHHRSSSHGYLTIGCQQKNNILTPNSSHSSDRVSATWPEELMTLRQSPQSDGDLFGRCMPVQNTSAWGLVIVTASQCGEIRTFQNFSFQFLT; encoded by the exons ATGACGGACAACCACGCGGTGGCGGAGgaggtagaggaagaggaagaggaagaggaagaagaggagttctACGAGTCCTTGGACCGGATCCTTTCCTCGTCCTGCTCCTCCACCTCCGCCTCCGACGACGACGCTGACGAAGTCCGTTCCCGCCGTCCCTCCCCTCCCCCGCCGTCCTTGTTACCCTCGCTCGACGTCTGGACCTCCGAGCCCGCTTCAGTCGCGgaacgccgccgcctcctcctccagcGCCTCGGCCTCGCCGGCGACGCCGCCCTCGCCCGCCCCGCCGCCGGCTCCGACGGCCGCGGACACTCTTCCTCTGTTGATACACCCGACCCTCCGCACTTCCCCCGCCAACAGCAGCATCAGAGATCGATCAATCTGCTGGCCTCCCGCAAGCTCCCCCTCTCCTCGAGATCTCGGCCCTTGCCCGCCGTGAATGTCAGGCTCTCCGGCGGCGACGACCACAGGTGCTTGATCAAGAATCTTGACAACGGGAGGGAGTTCGTGGTGGAGGAGTTCGGGCAGGATGGGATGTGGAACAAGTTGAGGGAGGTCGGGACGGGCCGGCAGCTCACGATGGAGGAGTTTGAGATGTGCGTCGAAGGATCGCCCATCGTTCAAGAACTGATGAGGCGGCAGAAGGTTGAGGCGACCGCGCAGCAAGGTGGGTCTGGCGGCGGGCCGCGAGCCGATGGACCCTCCAAGGGACGGACGCGGTCGAAGAAAATAGCAAGTTGGCTCAGGCGCATCAGCAACGTGGCAGGAGCTACGATTGCCAGAAGGCACCATCAGGACCGTCGGAGTGGCGACGAGAAGGATACATCGTCTGAGAATGGAGGGAGAAGGTCGAGCTCTGCTACCGATCACAGCCAGGACGGTTCGCATGGTCTCGACCTTCGTGTCAAGGTTTGGCAGTACGGGAAGTCCCACAAGGAGCTCAGCGGTCTGTACATGAGTCAGGCGATTCAGGCGCATAATGGTTCCATCTGGAGCATCAAGTTCAGCTTGGATGGCCGGTACTTGGCTAGTGCAGGAGAGGACTGTGCCATCCATGTGTGGGGAGTTTCTGAGATCAATACAAAGGGGGACTCGTTGAGAGTGGCAGAGGAGAATGGGAATTCTAAACCCTTTGCTTTGTCAATCTGTAATCGTCCACCAGATCCAACATCAGTGTTGCCCGGTGCTGAAGGGAGCCAATGGGATAAGAAGATAATAGCAAAGTTCCATGGTGGTCGGAAATCGGTTAGCTCCGACCCTGTTATGATGCCGGAGCTTGTGTTTGCTTTGTCGGAGAAACCAGTGTGTTCTTTCCGAGGCCATGCTGATGATGTCCTTGATCTCTCTTGGTCAAAATCACAG TATCTTCTGTCATCTTCAATGGACAAGACTGTTCGACTATGGCACATGTCTAGCAATTCCTGTTTGAAAATATTCACACATAGTGACTATG tgacttgcatccaGTTCAATCCTATTGATGACAGGTATTTCATCAGTGGATCCCTGGATGAGAAGGTCCGGATATGGAGTATTCCTGACCCTCAAGTtgttgattggaatgatttgcatGAGATGGTCACTGCTGCTTGTTTCTCTCCTGATGGACAG GCTGCTCTGGTTGGTTCACATAAGGGGAGTTGCTACTTGTATGATACATCTG ATAACAGACTTATCGAAAAAAGACGAATCGACctagaaaacaagaaaaagaaggccGCACACAAGAAAATTACTGGGTTCCAG TTTGCTCCAGGGGGCTCCTCAAAGGTGCTAGTTACATCTGCGGATTCACGAGTCCGGATAATCGCTAATGAGGAACTTATCCACAAATTTAAAG GGTTTCGCAACACAAGCAGCCAAATCTCAGCCTACTGGACTGCCAATGGCAAATATGTTATCTGTGCCAGTGAGGATTCTCATGTATATGTATGGAGATATGATAACCAGTTGCAACCAAGCCGCAGCAAAACTCCTGCAAGTGTCACGCGGTCTTACGAGTATTTCCACTGCCAGGGTGTCACAATGGCTATTCCTTGGCCAAGCACTGGAACGGAAAGGATGAACAGAGCTCACTCCAGTGAACAGCTTGTGTTTAATGAGGAATCAGATGCCAATGGACATCATCGTTCATCTTCTCATGGTTACCTTACCATTGGGTGTCAACAGAAAAACAACATTCTCACTCCAAATTCAAGTCACTCCTCTGATAGGGTTTCTGCGACTTGGCCCGAAGAGCTCATGACCCTTAGGCAGAGCCCTCAGAGTGACGGTGATCTTTTCGGCAGATGCATGCCGGTGCAAAATACATCAGCCTGGGGATTGGTGATTGTCACTGCAAGTCAATGTGGCGAAATTAGAACTTTCCAGAATTTCAGCTTTCAATTTCTGACATGA
- the LOC103972623 gene encoding uncharacterized protein LOC103972623 isoform X2 has protein sequence MTDNHAVAEEVEEEEEEEEEEEFYESLDRILSSSCSSTSASDDDADEVRSRRPSPPPPSLLPSLDVWTSEPASVAERRRLLLQRLGLAGDAALARPAAGSDGRGHSSSVDTPDPPHFPRQQQHQRSINLLASRKLPLSSRSRPLPAVNVRLSGGDDHRCLIKNLDNGREFVVEEFGQDGMWNKLREVGTGRQLTMEEFEMCVEGSPIVQELMRRQKVEATAQQGGSGGGPRADGPSKGRTRSKKIASWLRRISNVAGATIARRHHQDRRSGDEKDTSSENGGRRSSSATDHSQDGSHGLDLRVKVWQYGKSHKELSGLYMSQAIQAHNGSIWSIKFSLDGRYLASAGEDCAIHVWGVSEINTKGDSLRVAEENGNSKPFALSICNRPPDPTSVLPGAEGSQWDKKIIAKFHGGRKSVSSDPVMMPELVFALSEKPVCSFRGHADDVLDLSWSKSQYLLSSSMDKTVRLWHMSSNSCLKIFTHSDYVTCIQFNPIDDRYFISGSLDEKVRIWSIPDPQVVDWNDLHEMVTAACFSPDGQAALVGSHKGSCYLYDTSDNRLIEKRRIDLENKKKKAAHKKITGFQGFATQAAKSQPTGLPMANMLSVPVRILMYMYGDMITSCNQAAAKLLQVSRGLTSISTARVSQWLFLGQALERKG, from the exons ATGACGGACAACCACGCGGTGGCGGAGgaggtagaggaagaggaagaggaagaggaagaagaggagttctACGAGTCCTTGGACCGGATCCTTTCCTCGTCCTGCTCCTCCACCTCCGCCTCCGACGACGACGCTGACGAAGTCCGTTCCCGCCGTCCCTCCCCTCCCCCGCCGTCCTTGTTACCCTCGCTCGACGTCTGGACCTCCGAGCCCGCTTCAGTCGCGgaacgccgccgcctcctcctccagcGCCTCGGCCTCGCCGGCGACGCCGCCCTCGCCCGCCCCGCCGCCGGCTCCGACGGCCGCGGACACTCTTCCTCTGTTGATACACCCGACCCTCCGCACTTCCCCCGCCAACAGCAGCATCAGAGATCGATCAATCTGCTGGCCTCCCGCAAGCTCCCCCTCTCCTCGAGATCTCGGCCCTTGCCCGCCGTGAATGTCAGGCTCTCCGGCGGCGACGACCACAGGTGCTTGATCAAGAATCTTGACAACGGGAGGGAGTTCGTGGTGGAGGAGTTCGGGCAGGATGGGATGTGGAACAAGTTGAGGGAGGTCGGGACGGGCCGGCAGCTCACGATGGAGGAGTTTGAGATGTGCGTCGAAGGATCGCCCATCGTTCAAGAACTGATGAGGCGGCAGAAGGTTGAGGCGACCGCGCAGCAAGGTGGGTCTGGCGGCGGGCCGCGAGCCGATGGACCCTCCAAGGGACGGACGCGGTCGAAGAAAATAGCAAGTTGGCTCAGGCGCATCAGCAACGTGGCAGGAGCTACGATTGCCAGAAGGCACCATCAGGACCGTCGGAGTGGCGACGAGAAGGATACATCGTCTGAGAATGGAGGGAGAAGGTCGAGCTCTGCTACCGATCACAGCCAGGACGGTTCGCATGGTCTCGACCTTCGTGTCAAGGTTTGGCAGTACGGGAAGTCCCACAAGGAGCTCAGCGGTCTGTACATGAGTCAGGCGATTCAGGCGCATAATGGTTCCATCTGGAGCATCAAGTTCAGCTTGGATGGCCGGTACTTGGCTAGTGCAGGAGAGGACTGTGCCATCCATGTGTGGGGAGTTTCTGAGATCAATACAAAGGGGGACTCGTTGAGAGTGGCAGAGGAGAATGGGAATTCTAAACCCTTTGCTTTGTCAATCTGTAATCGTCCACCAGATCCAACATCAGTGTTGCCCGGTGCTGAAGGGAGCCAATGGGATAAGAAGATAATAGCAAAGTTCCATGGTGGTCGGAAATCGGTTAGCTCCGACCCTGTTATGATGCCGGAGCTTGTGTTTGCTTTGTCGGAGAAACCAGTGTGTTCTTTCCGAGGCCATGCTGATGATGTCCTTGATCTCTCTTGGTCAAAATCACAG TATCTTCTGTCATCTTCAATGGACAAGACTGTTCGACTATGGCACATGTCTAGCAATTCCTGTTTGAAAATATTCACACATAGTGACTATG tgacttgcatccaGTTCAATCCTATTGATGACAGGTATTTCATCAGTGGATCCCTGGATGAGAAGGTCCGGATATGGAGTATTCCTGACCCTCAAGTtgttgattggaatgatttgcatGAGATGGTCACTGCTGCTTGTTTCTCTCCTGATGGACAG GCTGCTCTGGTTGGTTCACATAAGGGGAGTTGCTACTTGTATGATACATCTG ATAACAGACTTATCGAAAAAAGACGAATCGACctagaaaacaagaaaaagaaggccGCACACAAGAAAATTACTGGGTTCCAG GGTTTCGCAACACAAGCAGCCAAATCTCAGCCTACTGGACTGCCAATGGCAAATATGTTATCTGTGCCAGTGAGGATTCTCATGTATATGTATGGAGATATGATAACCAGTTGCAACCAAGCCGCAGCAAAACTCCTGCAAGTGTCACGCGGTCTTACGAGTATTTCCACTGCCAGGGTGTCACAATGGCTATTCCTTGGCCAAGCACTGGAACGGAAAGGATGA